From the genome of Alicyclobacillus sp. SO9:
GAGGGTCAGAGGTTCAGATAGTGCCTGGAAAGATCACTAGTGGCCAAAGGGCGATGGATTTGTGATCGCGATGATCCTTAATGCCCCGCGCCCCCACACATTAGTGATCGGAGTGATCACTAATGTGTGGGAGCCAGTGTGGGGCGTTGGGTGATAGGGAGCAGCGGGATCCCTATTTTAGACGGCTGTTGGTCTTAGTGATCGAATCGATCACTATGGTTTAGCGCTCATCATAATAAGGCGCAAAAGGGTCCTTAACAACAAGCGTGACTCCAGACAACCAACGTGCTCCGCCGGTCCCCTAACTCCAATCCAACTCCCGTCAGCCGGATGTCCCAGCCGGATGCCCTCCCCCTCAACTGGCAAGCTTTACATCTAGAATCCCAACTTAGTGCGGACTTCTCGCAGGTAGGATTGGCTGACAGGCAGCCTTTTGTCTTTCGGTGAAGAGAGTGTAATGGTGAGCGGGGATGATAAATCGCGGCTGATATGATGGATCGCCGCAATATTGACAATGTACGAACGATGAATTCGTAAAAAGGACTGTGGCAGTTGCGTTTCCAGGGATTGAAGGGTGAACTGCGTGGTGTAGGCGGCGGAAGCGGTGTGCAGCCAGGTTTTCTTTGCGTAACTCTCGAAGTATGCAACCTCTTCAACCGGAATTGGGCGCCACACGTTGTCGCTCTGTCCCGTGATGTAGGACAGAGTGGGTTGGGGCATAGCTACCTGGCCGTTAGAGGGCAGCAGCAGTCTCTGTTGTCCAGAGTCGATTGTCTTTCCCGGCGGGAAAATTACCGTTACGGCTCCCCAACTGCTTTCCAGATGAAAGGGATAGCCCCGTCCGAAGTAAGGGACGCCGAATAGCGACTCGTCAATAAAGGATTCAATGTTAGACTTTTGATTTACCACACGGGCTGAAATACTCCCAGATGGAATTTCCGATCCCGGTTGGATATGGATATCATGCTTCCCCGCCCGATAGTCTAGATACTGGTGTTCGTCAGCA
Proteins encoded in this window:
- a CDS encoding LytTR family DNA-binding domain-containing protein encodes the protein MDREELWLQISRILRDFLPPEASIAIADEHQYLDYRAGKHDIHIQPGSEIPSGSISARVVNQKSNIESFIDESLFGVPYFGRGYPFHLESSWGAVTVIFPPGKTIDSGQQRLLLPSNGQVAMPQPTLSYITGQSDNVWRPIPVEEVAYFESYAKKTWLHTASAAYTTQFTLQSLETQLPQSFLRIHRSYIVNIAAIHHISRDLSSPLTITLSSPKDKRLPVSQSYLREVRTKLGF